One region of Amphiprion ocellaris isolate individual 3 ecotype Okinawa chromosome 9, ASM2253959v1, whole genome shotgun sequence genomic DNA includes:
- the gapdh gene encoding glyceraldehyde-3-phosphate dehydrogenase, whose protein sequence is MVKVGINGFGRIGRLVTRAAFTSKKVQIVAINDPFIDLEYMVYMFKYDSTHGRFKGEVKIEGDKLVIDGQKITVFHERDPANIKWGEAGAQYVVESTGVFTTIEKASSHLKGGAKRVIISAPSADAPMFVMGVNHEKYNNSLQVVSNASCTTNCLAPLAKVINDNFGIVEGLMSTVHAVTATQKTVDGPSGKLWRDGRGASQNIIPASTGAAKAVGKVIPELNGKLTGMAFRVPTPNVSVVDLTVRLQKPAKYDDIKKVLKAASDGPMKGILGYTEHQVVSTDFNGDSHSSIFDAGAGIALNDNFVKLVSWYDNEFGYSNRVCDLMAHMATKE, encoded by the exons ATTCGGTCGTATCGGCCGTCTGGTGACTCGAGCTGCCTTCACCTCCAAGAAGGTTCAGATCGTCGCTATCAACGACCCCTTCATCGACCTGGAGTACATG GTTTACATGTTCAAGTACGACTCGACTCACGGACGCTTTAAGGGCGAAGTGAAGATTGAAGGAGACAAACTGGTGATCGACGGACAGAAGATCACCGTTTTCCATGA GAGGGATCCAGCCAACATTAAATGGGGTGAAGCTGGAGCTCAGTACGTGGTTGAGTCCACCGGAGTCTTCACCACCATTGAGAAGGCTTCA TCTCACCTGAAGGGCGGCGCTAAGAGAGTCATCATCTCGGCTCCCAGCGCCGATGCTCCCATGTTTGTGATGGGAGTCAACCATGAGAAGTACAACAACTCCCTGCAGGTGGTCAG TAACGCCTCCTGCACCACCAACTGTCTGGCTCCTCTGGCGAAGGTCATCAACGACAACTTTGGCATCGTGGAGGGTCTGATG agCACCGTTCACGCCGTCACGGCTACCCAGAAGACGGTGGACGGACCGTCAGGGAAGCTGTGGAGGGACGGACGTGGAGCCAGCCAGAACATCATCCCGGCCTCCACCGGCGCCGCAAAGGCCGTGGGGAAGGTGATCCCCGAGCTCAACGG GAAACTGACCGGCATGGCCTTCAGGGTTCCCACCCCCAACGTGTCCGTGGTCGACCTGACCGTCCGTCTGCAGAAACCC GCCAAATACGACGACATCAAGAAGGTTCTGAAAGCTGCATCTGACGGACCCATGAAGGGAATTCTGGGATACACAGAACACCAG GTCGTCTCCACTGACTTTAATGGCGACTCTCACTCCTCCATCTTTGATGCTGGCGCCGGCATCGCCCTCAACGACAACTTTGTGAAGCTGGTGTCCTG GTACGACAACGAGTTCGGCTACAGTAACAGAGTCTGTGATCTGATGGCTCACATGGCTACTAAAGAGTAA